From the genome of Scytonema hofmannii PCC 7110, one region includes:
- a CDS encoding metallophosphoesterase family protein: protein MKIAVMSCIHGNYEALDAVLLDIDKQKAEKIYCLGDLVGYGPYPNAVVAKIRSLDIPTCAGCWDEDIVEGLNACDCSYPSLLAEKRGKLAHEWTNQEIYPENREYLAKLIHSLREGNLAFVHGSPHSNHEYLLPELDAFMALERVLSTGADVLFCGHTHIPYVRTLNAGSLQVCLKSKCVEEKVQSFHAPLKRIINVGSVGEPRHGRPNATYVIYDTDTEEVMLREVSYDYQKTCAAIIEKGLPTIFAWRLANSLEFAERADDPTHVCTK from the coding sequence GTGAAAATAGCGGTTATGTCATGTATTCATGGTAATTATGAAGCCTTAGATGCAGTTTTACTCGATATCGACAAACAGAAAGCTGAGAAAATTTACTGTCTTGGTGATTTGGTAGGATATGGTCCCTACCCGAATGCAGTCGTGGCAAAAATTCGCTCTTTAGATATTCCAACTTGTGCTGGTTGTTGGGATGAAGATATTGTCGAGGGGTTGAATGCTTGCGATTGTAGTTATCCTTCTTTGCTGGCTGAAAAACGTGGAAAACTGGCTCATGAATGGACGAATCAGGAAATTTATCCAGAAAATCGCGAATACTTAGCAAAGCTGATTCACAGTTTGCGTGAGGGGAACCTCGCATTTGTTCATGGTAGTCCACACAGCAACCATGAATATTTATTACCAGAACTTGACGCTTTCATGGCGCTAGAAAGAGTCCTTTCTACAGGAGCAGATGTGCTGTTTTGCGGACATACACATATACCTTATGTCCGTACTTTAAATGCAGGGAGTTTACAAGTATGCCTCAAAAGTAAATGTGTGGAAGAAAAAGTTCAGAGTTTTCATGCACCCTTGAAGCGAATTATCAATGTTGGTTCGGTAGGAGAACCCAGACATGGGCGACCAAATGCCACTTATGTTATTTATGACACGGATACTGAAGAAGTGATGTTGCGGGAAGTTTCTTACGATTATCAGAAAACTTGTGCAGCAATTATTGAAAAGGGTTTACCGACAATTTTTGCTTGGCGTTTGGCGAACTCTTTGGAGTTTGCGGAACGGGCGGATGACCCAACTCATGTTTGTACAAAGTAA
- a CDS encoding GTP-binding protein, giving the protein MSTPIITVVAGPPGVGKTTWIYQHIATPDGNYHVSDEEPLYLSLGSGNILIDQTRLKAELPHVKVFGDDRQVDFFNQLPKANAVYIELGSYLQLGVVAQVLNNLPYWKVALFPPQLTDKYSDWYSWAEAILPGAAIDTNTDTTHLWRVLTTGEVIDEDSLHEFWYEITHGAYGKVARAKGVFEVADGRSLYADFVLGVPSTDFLELNLPRYLEGRPKRFSGIEVLGQNLDEAAMHQTLEDCCLSEVAIRQYQQQVKQILVEEIQA; this is encoded by the coding sequence ATGTCTACACCTATAATCACTGTTGTTGCAGGTCCACCAGGTGTCGGAAAAACAACTTGGATCTATCAACACATAGCTACTCCAGATGGAAATTACCACGTTAGTGATGAAGAGCCACTATATCTTAGTCTTGGAAGTGGAAATATTCTTATTGACCAAACTCGCCTAAAAGCAGAATTACCTCACGTTAAAGTCTTTGGGGACGATCGACAAGTTGATTTTTTCAACCAGTTACCCAAGGCAAATGCGGTTTATATAGAACTGGGGTCTTATTTGCAATTAGGAGTAGTAGCTCAAGTTTTAAATAATTTACCTTATTGGAAAGTTGCGCTCTTTCCACCACAATTAACAGATAAATATTCTGATTGGTATTCCTGGGCAGAAGCAATTTTACCAGGTGCTGCTATTGACACCAATACGGACACTACTCATCTATGGCGTGTATTAACTACTGGTGAAGTCATCGACGAAGACAGTTTACATGAGTTTTGGTATGAAATTACTCACGGCGCTTATGGTAAAGTTGCTCGTGCGAAGGGAGTTTTTGAAGTGGCTGATGGACGAAGTCTTTACGCTGATTTTGTCTTAGGTGTACCATCAACCGATTTTCTAGAGTTAAACCTACCGCGCTATTTAGAAGGTAGACCAAAGCGTTTCAGTGGGATAGAAGTGTTGGGGCAAAACTTAGATGAAGCAGCAATGCATCAAACTTTAGAAGATTGTTGTTTGTCAGAAGTTGCCATTCGGCAATACCAACAACAAGTCAAACAAATTTTAGTTGAGGAGATACAAGCGTGA
- a CDS encoding CobW family GTP-binding protein, whose protein sequence is MTQLTAPTSNSSLDIPKQGMPVTIITGFLGSGKTTLLNQILNTKQDLKVAVLVNEFGDINIDSQLLVSLEQDMVELSNGCICCTINDSLVDAVYRVLEREDRIDYLVIETTGVADPLPIILTFLGTELRDLTNLDSIITVVDAEGFDSNHFDSEAALKQITYGDIILLNKTDLVTPEKLKEVENFINDVKFGAKILHTKYGEVALPLILGVGLTPTDEYTANVAEDTHEHEHHHDHDHEHHHEHEHHEHHSHHLENDGFVSISFQADRPFDVHKFESFLTEELPQEVFRAKGILWFSDSELRHIFQMSGLRYNLHADGWLTPPKNQVVFIGRKLDISQIHLPLYKYLV, encoded by the coding sequence ATGACTCAACTAACAGCACCAACTTCAAACTCAAGTCTTGATATTCCCAAACAAGGAATGCCTGTTACCATTATCACTGGATTTTTAGGAAGTGGGAAAACTACACTGCTCAATCAAATTCTCAACACTAAACAAGATTTAAAAGTCGCCGTACTTGTGAATGAGTTTGGTGATATTAATATCGATAGCCAATTGTTAGTTTCTCTAGAGCAAGATATGGTAGAACTAAGCAATGGCTGTATATGCTGCACAATAAATGATAGTCTAGTTGATGCAGTTTATCGGGTTTTAGAACGAGAAGACCGCATTGATTATCTGGTAATTGAAACGACTGGTGTTGCCGATCCCCTACCGATTATCTTAACCTTTCTTGGCACAGAACTAAGAGATTTAACAAACCTCGACTCCATTATCACAGTGGTAGACGCTGAGGGATTTGACTCGAACCATTTCGATAGTGAAGCTGCTTTAAAACAGATTACCTATGGAGATATTATTCTTTTAAATAAAACAGACCTCGTGACTCCAGAAAAACTAAAAGAAGTAGAAAATTTTATCAATGATGTAAAATTTGGTGCGAAAATTCTGCACACTAAATATGGGGAGGTGGCATTACCATTAATTCTAGGTGTAGGGTTAACTCCAACAGATGAGTATACTGCCAATGTTGCTGAAGATACTCACGAGCACGAACACCATCATGACCATGACCACGAGCATCATCACGAACATGAGCATCACGAACATCACTCCCATCATTTAGAAAATGATGGATTTGTTTCAATATCTTTCCAAGCTGATAGACCATTTGATGTCCATAAATTTGAAAGCTTTCTCACCGAAGAATTGCCACAAGAGGTCTTTCGAGCTAAGGGGATTTTGTGGTTTAGTGATAGTGAATTACGTCATATCTTTCAAATGAGCGGTCTTCGTTACAACTTACACGCTGATGGATGGCTTACTCCACCTAAAAATCAAGTGGTTTTTATTGGACGAAAGTTAGATATCAGTCAAATTCACTTGCCGCTTTACAAATATTTGGTATGA
- a CDS encoding DUF1636 family protein — protein MAKHALFVCKSCYFSLTQRDYMGKRGGWHLFKQLLSLSEKWSLQSEFVIQSVDCLSACKRPCAIAFTALNKTSLMFGDLPPLESANAILQLAEQYYASHNGIVARQERPEVLQKGILARIPPPPDGDGEIKSG, from the coding sequence ATGGCTAAACACGCTTTATTCGTTTGCAAATCCTGTTACTTTTCTCTCACTCAACGCGACTACATGGGTAAACGAGGCGGCTGGCATTTGTTCAAGCAATTGTTAAGTTTGTCTGAAAAATGGTCTTTGCAATCTGAGTTTGTGATTCAATCCGTAGACTGTTTGAGTGCTTGTAAAAGACCTTGTGCTATAGCTTTTACTGCACTCAATAAAACTAGCTTGATGTTTGGTGATTTACCACCATTAGAAAGTGCTAATGCCATACTGCAACTTGCTGAACAATATTATGCCAGCCATAATGGCATTGTGGCACGACAGGAACGACCAGAAGTTTTACAAAAAGGGATTCTGGCGAGGATTCCACCCCCACCCGATGGAGATGGGGAGATAAAAAGTGGTTAG
- the thrS gene encoding threonine--tRNA ligase, whose translation MVSSLTQSQDNLSQHDSEKLVRIRHTCAHTMAMAVQKLFPGTKLATGPVTENGFYYDFDCPVSITTDDLGKIENQMRRIIKANLPIIREEVQREEIRTEIAELNEPLKLEILDRIPAGETITRYFIGSPDTGKPQSSLLVTDIQPAGNYWWDLCAGPHINFTGEIKPDAFKLLNVAGAYWQGDETKPQLQRIYGTAWETKEELLAYLKQREEALRRDHRKLGQELNLFSIQEDAGGGLVFWHPKGASIRYIIEDYWRKAHLESGYQLLYTPHIANLDLWKTSGHFDFYQENMFDSMDVENQAYQIKPMNCPFHVLTYKHQLHSYRELPLRWAELGTVYRYERSGALHGLMRVRGFTQDDAHIFCLPNQIADEILGVLNLTEEILSDFGFKNYEVNLSTRPGKSVGTDEVWELATSALSQALNAKGWNYSVDEGGGAFYGPKIDIKIQDAIGRLWQCSTIQVDFNLPERFDMEYIAPDGSRQRPIMIHRAIFGSLERFFGILIENYAGNFPLWLAPVQLRLLPVSDDFREYAESVAISLKKAGIRVEVDSSGERLGKQIRTAELEKIPVVAVVGKKEVENHNLSVRTRKSGDLGVLNLDELLHQLQAAIDSKTGI comes from the coding sequence ATGGTCAGTTCCTTAACCCAGTCCCAGGACAACTTAAGCCAGCACGACAGCGAAAAACTCGTGCGGATTCGTCACACGTGCGCCCATACAATGGCAATGGCAGTGCAAAAGCTATTTCCAGGGACTAAACTAGCAACTGGTCCAGTCACAGAAAACGGATTTTACTACGACTTCGATTGTCCAGTCAGCATCACAACCGATGACTTGGGCAAAATCGAAAACCAGATGCGGCGGATAATTAAAGCGAACTTGCCCATCATCCGCGAGGAGGTACAACGAGAGGAAATTCGTACTGAAATTGCTGAGTTGAACGAACCATTAAAATTAGAAATATTAGACCGTATCCCCGCAGGAGAGACAATTACCCGCTATTTTATTGGTAGTCCCGATACTGGTAAACCACAATCTTCATTGTTAGTCACAGATATTCAACCAGCAGGTAATTATTGGTGGGACTTGTGTGCAGGACCACACATTAACTTTACTGGTGAAATCAAACCTGATGCCTTTAAATTATTGAATGTTGCTGGTGCTTATTGGCAAGGAGATGAAACCAAACCCCAACTGCAACGCATTTATGGTACAGCATGGGAAACAAAAGAAGAACTACTTGCTTACCTGAAACAAAGAGAAGAAGCCTTACGTCGCGACCACAGAAAGCTAGGTCAAGAACTTAACTTGTTCAGCATTCAAGAAGATGCTGGTGGTGGGTTAGTATTTTGGCATCCGAAAGGAGCAAGCATTCGCTACATTATTGAAGATTATTGGCGAAAAGCCCATCTAGAATCTGGTTATCAATTACTCTACACGCCGCATATAGCAAACCTCGATTTATGGAAAACATCGGGTCATTTTGACTTTTATCAAGAAAATATGTTCGACTCGATGGATGTGGAAAATCAGGCTTATCAAATCAAGCCGATGAATTGTCCATTTCATGTATTAACATACAAGCATCAACTACATTCCTATCGAGAATTACCCCTGAGATGGGCAGAATTAGGAACAGTTTATCGTTATGAACGTTCTGGGGCGCTACATGGTTTGATGAGAGTCAGAGGATTTACCCAAGATGATGCTCATATCTTCTGTTTGCCTAACCAAATTGCCGATGAAATCTTAGGAGTTTTAAATCTCACAGAGGAGATTTTGTCAGATTTTGGCTTTAAAAATTATGAAGTGAATCTTTCTACCCGTCCTGGTAAATCAGTAGGGACTGATGAAGTATGGGAGTTAGCAACTTCAGCATTAAGTCAAGCTTTGAATGCAAAAGGTTGGAATTATAGTGTCGATGAAGGTGGTGGTGCTTTCTATGGTCCCAAAATTGATATCAAAATTCAAGATGCCATTGGTCGTCTCTGGCAATGTTCCACTATTCAGGTAGATTTTAATTTACCAGAACGTTTTGATATGGAATATATTGCCCCTGATGGGAGTCGCCAGCGACCAATTATGATTCATCGAGCTATTTTTGGCTCTTTGGAACGCTTTTTTGGGATTTTGATTGAGAATTATGCTGGTAATTTTCCCCTATGGTTAGCACCAGTGCAACTGCGTCTGTTACCTGTAAGCGATGACTTTCGGGAGTATGCAGAATCAGTGGCAATTTCTTTAAAAAAAGCTGGTATTAGGGTAGAAGTAGATAGTAGCGGAGAGCGTTTAGGCAAGCAAATTCGCACAGCCGAGTTAGAAAAAATTCCAGTTGTTGCTGTCGTGGGTAAAAAAGAGGTGGAGAATCACAATTTGAGTGTAAGAACTAGAAAATCCGGAGATTTGGGTGTACTAAATCTGGATGAACTTCTGCATCAGTTACAAGCAGCTATAGACTCCAAAACAGGAATTTAA
- the hemB gene encoding porphobilinogen synthase gives MTSETSTSTNTAPDASKLTYRPRRLRRTEALRRMVRETNLTVDDLIYPMFVMEGEDQKFEITSMPGCYRYTLDLLLREIAEIYQLGIGAVALFPVIPEVKKDDTGSESYNPEGLVQQTVKAIKQAVPKILVITDVALDPFTTHGHDGIVDENGMILNDPTVEILVKMALSQAEAGSDMVAPSDMMDGRVGAIRKALDAEGYIDVRILAYSAKYASAYYGPFRDALDSAPKFGDKKTYQMDAANAREAIKEVELDIAEGADIVMVKPALAYLDIIRQVRNFTQLPVAAYNVSGEYAMIKAAAQNGWIDEKKVILETLTSIKRAGADLILTYFAKEVALMLHR, from the coding sequence ATGACTTCCGAAACATCCACTTCAACTAACACAGCACCTGATGCAAGCAAGTTAACTTATCGTCCTCGTCGTCTGCGCCGTACTGAAGCTCTGCGTCGCATGGTAAGAGAAACCAACTTGACTGTAGACGATCTCATCTATCCCATGTTTGTGATGGAAGGTGAAGACCAAAAATTTGAAATCACCTCTATGCCGGGATGCTATCGATACACTTTAGATCTATTGCTTAGAGAAATAGCAGAAATTTATCAACTGGGCATCGGTGCTGTTGCACTTTTTCCAGTGATACCAGAAGTCAAGAAAGATGATACAGGTAGTGAAAGCTATAATCCAGAGGGATTGGTACAGCAAACTGTCAAGGCAATTAAACAAGCTGTGCCAAAAATATTAGTGATTACTGATGTTGCTCTCGACCCTTTCACGACTCACGGTCATGACGGCATTGTTGATGAAAACGGTATGATTCTCAACGATCCGACTGTAGAAATCTTGGTCAAAATGGCACTTTCTCAAGCCGAGGCTGGGTCAGATATGGTTGCACCCTCCGATATGATGGACGGTAGAGTGGGTGCAATCCGTAAAGCATTAGATGCAGAAGGATACATTGACGTAAGGATCTTAGCATACTCTGCAAAATACGCTTCGGCATACTACGGTCCTTTTCGAGATGCTTTGGATTCTGCACCCAAGTTTGGAGACAAGAAGACATATCAGATGGACGCAGCAAATGCCAGAGAGGCTATCAAGGAAGTAGAACTGGATATAGCAGAAGGGGCAGATATCGTGATGGTAAAACCCGCTTTAGCATACTTGGATATTATCCGTCAAGTACGAAACTTCACTCAACTCCCTGTAGCAGCTTACAACGTTAGCGGTGAATATGCAATGATTAAAGCAGCTGCTCAAAACGGTTGGATTGATGAGAAAAAAGTAATTTTAGAAACTTTGACCAGCATAAAACGGGCTGGTGCCGATTTGATTTTGACTTACTTTGCTAAGGAAGTTGCGTTAATGTTGCACAGGTGA
- a CDS encoding chlorophyll a/b-binding protein, producing MTSRTYIIEEGNRLNNYAIEPKMYVEQSQGFGFTEYAEMLNGRLAMIGFVSLILLEVFTGHGLIGWLTRL from the coding sequence ATGACATCACGCACTTACATAATAGAAGAAGGCAACCGACTCAACAACTACGCCATTGAACCCAAGATGTATGTAGAGCAAAGCCAAGGCTTCGGCTTCACCGAGTATGCAGAGATGCTCAACGGGCGTTTGGCGATGATTGGTTTTGTCTCCCTCATCCTGCTAGAAGTTTTTACCGGACACGGTTTGATTGGATGGCTTACCAGATTGTAA
- a CDS encoding metal ABC transporter solute-binding protein, Zn/Mn family, whose amino-acid sequence MLVILQNKVHFFWGGLLLAMIVGITGCESKSQTQTGENTNELSTTTTASPATAVTNTKPKVVASHSVLCNLVEAVAKDKVNLTCLIDPDQDPHTYEGKPSDRQAIEQADLVFYAGLNFDPAIASMVEATKTSVPKIALHDQATSKKLTLVEDGKTETDPHVWHDVKNTIGMVQLIETNLAKIDPGNAAEYSKNADTYEARLKALDAWIPKQIATIPQSQRRLVTTHDALGYYANAYGLTVTDTLLGVSTEEEPTASKIKSLTESIKKQDVPVVFAEVTANDKVLKTVANEAKVKISEEELLADGLGKKGTPQGTYIGMMERNTCAIANGLGGQCTSFNRDR is encoded by the coding sequence ATGTTGGTAATCCTGCAAAATAAGGTGCATTTCTTCTGGGGAGGATTATTGCTAGCGATGATTGTTGGAATCACTGGATGCGAGTCAAAGTCCCAAACTCAAACTGGTGAAAACACCAATGAATTATCTACCACGACAACAGCGTCTCCAGCAACCGCAGTCACAAATACAAAACCAAAAGTTGTTGCGTCCCACAGTGTATTGTGTAACTTAGTGGAGGCAGTTGCCAAAGACAAAGTGAATTTGACTTGTTTGATCGATCCAGACCAAGATCCCCACACCTATGAAGGCAAACCGTCAGATAGACAAGCAATTGAACAGGCGGATTTGGTATTCTATGCTGGTCTAAACTTCGATCCTGCGATCGCAAGCATGGTAGAGGCTACAAAGACATCCGTTCCTAAAATTGCACTTCACGACCAAGCCACGTCCAAGAAACTTACGCTTGTTGAAGACGGCAAAACGGAGACCGATCCCCATGTTTGGCATGATGTGAAGAATACTATCGGTATGGTACAACTCATTGAAACAAATTTGGCGAAAATCGATCCTGGAAATGCCGCAGAGTACAGCAAAAATGCTGATACTTATGAAGCTCGACTCAAAGCACTTGATGCTTGGATTCCCAAACAAATTGCTACTATTCCTCAGTCACAGCGCCGCCTGGTAACAACTCACGATGCTTTGGGTTATTATGCTAATGCCTATGGCTTAACTGTTACCGATACACTCTTAGGAGTCTCCACAGAAGAAGAACCAACAGCTAGCAAAATCAAGTCTTTAACTGAAAGTATTAAAAAGCAAGACGTTCCTGTTGTATTTGCTGAAGTCACTGCTAACGATAAAGTGTTGAAAACAGTTGCTAATGAGGCAAAAGTTAAAATTTCTGAAGAAGAATTGTTGGCTGATGGGTTAGGTAAAAAAGGTACACCGCAAGGTACATATATTGGAATGATGGAACGAAATACTTGTGCGATCGCGAACGGGTTAGGAGGACAATGCACTTCCTTTAACCGCGATCGGTAA
- a CDS encoding metal ABC transporter ATP-binding protein, whose translation MPIATKEDEGADIDSLESMLKVYNLSVRYRGNLALEGISFTVEPSQSIGIIGPNGAGKSTLIKAMLGLIPICSGSVRFCGQPLKQQLSRVAYIPQRSVIDWDYPTTVKKVVMMGRTVQTGLFRRPSRQSRELVKMALQRVDIWNLRDRPIGQLSGGQQQRVFLARAIAQQADILLFDEPFTGVDYKTEEIIFDIFRELKTQQKTLLIINHDLGDTLKQYDQLLLLNKHLVAWGCREEVITPVNIQKAYGHNFGLTTL comes from the coding sequence ATGCCGATCGCAACAAAAGAAGATGAGGGGGCGGATATCGATAGTTTAGAAAGTATGCTGAAAGTCTATAATTTATCAGTGCGTTATCGAGGAAACTTAGCGCTAGAGGGCATTAGCTTTACTGTAGAACCAAGCCAATCGATTGGTATTATCGGTCCTAATGGGGCAGGTAAAAGTACTTTAATAAAAGCCATGTTGGGGCTGATTCCAATTTGCAGTGGCAGTGTGAGGTTCTGTGGACAACCCCTAAAGCAACAGCTATCAAGAGTTGCCTACATCCCCCAACGCTCGGTCATTGATTGGGATTATCCTACCACAGTCAAGAAAGTGGTGATGATGGGGCGAACAGTACAAACTGGCTTGTTTCGCCGTCCCAGTCGTCAGTCGAGAGAACTTGTGAAGATGGCACTACAGCGAGTGGACATTTGGAACTTACGAGATCGCCCCATAGGACAACTGTCTGGCGGACAACAGCAACGGGTATTTTTAGCAAGAGCGATCGCCCAACAAGCAGACATCTTATTATTTGATGAGCCTTTTACAGGGGTAGATTATAAAACAGAGGAAATTATATTTGATATTTTTAGAGAATTAAAGACTCAACAAAAAACTTTATTAATTATCAATCACGACTTAGGAGATACCTTAAAGCAATATGACCAACTCCTGTTATTAAATAAGCATCTTGTAGCATGGGGTTGTAGAGAAGAAGTTATCACCCCTGTAAATATTCAAAAAGCATACGGACACAATTTTGGATTGACAACCCTATAA
- a CDS encoding metal ABC transporter permease — protein sequence MNLILEPLSFEFMRNAIIVGILMGILCAVVGSYMIVQQMGMMAHAISHSVVAGLPIAYVLGISLSVGAAIAGVISAIMLAAIEAYSRVKLDSAMALILSEFLAVGVTLISILPGANRIDLVNILFGNILGVNRDDLILTLILTGFILLLTALFYKELLFYTFDPLGAQAQGMSIKIYYVGLVTAITLTVVASLQTVGSLLVIAMLVGPAVTAYLLVKELHAMMIWGSVFGAVSSVVGMYMSYYLDIPSGAAIVLIVFGFFFLAFLFSFSYQQLK from the coding sequence ATGAATTTGATACTTGAACCCCTTTCATTTGAATTTATGAGAAATGCCATCATTGTTGGAATTTTGATGGGCATTCTTTGTGCAGTTGTCGGAAGCTATATGATTGTGCAGCAAATGGGTATGATGGCACACGCAATTTCCCACTCAGTTGTTGCAGGGCTGCCAATAGCTTATGTTTTAGGGATATCTTTGTCAGTTGGGGCCGCGATCGCGGGAGTGATAAGTGCAATTATGCTAGCTGCAATTGAAGCTTATTCACGAGTAAAATTAGATTCTGCAATGGCACTGATTTTATCTGAATTTTTGGCAGTTGGAGTGACATTGATAAGTATCTTACCGGGAGCTAATCGCATTGACTTAGTTAATATTCTTTTTGGCAATATCTTAGGAGTTAACCGCGATGACCTCATATTAACCCTAATCTTGACTGGCTTTATTTTGTTATTAACAGCGTTATTCTACAAAGAACTGCTGTTTTACACATTCGATCCATTAGGAGCACAAGCTCAGGGAATGTCAATAAAGATATATTATGTTGGCTTGGTAACAGCTATTACCTTGACTGTAGTTGCTAGCTTGCAGACAGTAGGTTCGCTTTTGGTAATTGCCATGTTAGTAGGTCCAGCAGTTACCGCCTATTTATTAGTAAAGGAACTGCACGCGATGATGATTTGGGGTTCTGTATTTGGTGCAGTCAGTAGTGTTGTGGGAATGTATATGAGCTACTACTTAGATATCCCATCCGGTGCAGCTATAGTGCTGATTGTCTTTGGATTTTTTTTCTTAGCGTTTTTGTTCAGTTTTTCTTATCAACAACTTAAATAG
- a CDS encoding precorrin-8X methylmutase yields the protein MINSTISKTLTIKELTDAVGGGITPRMVRHYHQLGLLPQPKRSSSNYRLYTDKDIIRLQRIVALKQQGFQLNHIRQILEVEPETDATASFMAQLQQQYQSVMQQISQLRQTASALEGLLGRDRNCQIMQAEVLAQLKLLEVETKTGLSGLEKLWRGLDAQVHAHPEAFQESLQHLLPDLSNRSEIEQDLISQLVLACGDISLASFVRLNQQAIASSREALKSGCEIVVDIPTVAAALDMTRLAHLNCHVEILIDNPHITSATEAEKEFWQHQEWQEKLLQVSDGCIIVVGYAPSVLLSVCEAIQKQKIHPTLVIGMPIGFSHAPAAKRQLMQLSVGAIAIEGTLGGGLLAATALNALVESLIEKPDCHCYLSC from the coding sequence ATGATTAATTCCACAATATCTAAAACGCTAACCATCAAAGAACTTACAGATGCAGTCGGTGGCGGAATCACCCCTCGGATGGTACGCCATTATCATCAATTAGGATTATTGCCACAACCAAAGCGTTCTTCGAGCAACTATCGTCTTTATACGGATAAAGATATTATTAGACTGCAACGTATTGTGGCACTCAAGCAGCAAGGATTCCAACTCAACCACATCCGTCAAATTTTGGAAGTAGAACCAGAAACGGATGCCACTGCTAGCTTTATGGCGCAACTCCAGCAGCAATATCAGTCAGTGATGCAGCAAATTTCTCAACTGCGGCAAACTGCATCTGCATTAGAAGGGTTATTGGGACGCGATCGCAATTGCCAAATTATGCAAGCTGAGGTTCTAGCGCAATTAAAGTTACTAGAGGTGGAAACAAAGACGGGTTTGTCTGGACTCGAAAAACTTTGGCGTGGATTAGATGCTCAGGTTCACGCTCATCCAGAAGCTTTTCAAGAATCGTTACAACATTTGCTCCCCGATCTGTCCAACCGCTCTGAAATAGAACAAGACTTAATTTCTCAACTTGTCTTAGCTTGTGGAGATATTAGCTTAGCATCATTTGTAAGATTAAATCAACAAGCAATTGCCTCTAGCCGTGAAGCTTTGAAATCTGGCTGTGAAATTGTTGTAGATATCCCAACGGTAGCTGCTGCTTTGGATATGACACGGTTAGCTCATTTGAACTGTCACGTTGAAATACTTATTGATAACCCCCATATTACTTCTGCAACAGAGGCAGAGAAAGAATTTTGGCAACATCAGGAATGGCAAGAAAAATTACTGCAAGTTTCTGACGGTTGCATTATCGTAGTAGGTTATGCCCCTAGCGTACTACTATCTGTTTGTGAAGCGATTCAAAAGCAGAAAATTCACCCTACCTTAGTCATCGGAATGCCGATTGGTTTTAGTCATGCTCCGGCGGCTAAAAGGCAACTGATGCAATTATCTGTGGGTGCGATCGCAATTGAAGGGACATTGGGAGGTGGTTTGTTAGCCGCAACTGCTTTAAATGCCTTGGTTGAGTCACTCATTGAGAAACCCGATTGTCATTGCTATTTAAGTTGTTGA
- a CDS encoding helix-turn-helix domain-containing protein, protein MAFVKLKELTDLIGVTESTVRNQENNRNGVELLPRVAKLCAALKCTAQELVDFEEEKI, encoded by the coding sequence ATGGCTTTTGTTAAACTAAAAGAGCTTACTGACTTGATTGGTGTAACTGAGTCTACTGTAAGGAACCAAGAAAACAACAGGAATGGTGTTGAATTGCTACCAAGAGTCGCTAAACTTTGCGCCGCTTTGAAATGCACTGCTCAAGAGTTGGTTGATTTTGAAGAAGAGAAAATTTGA